The following proteins are encoded in a genomic region of Acidimicrobiales bacterium:
- a CDS encoding ribonuclease J, which translates to MAEAVRITFLGGLGEIGRNCAAVELGGRILLLDCGLMFPDLEMPGVDLVLPDFTWLRQNGDRVEGCVVTHGHEDHAGGLSFLLRELSFPIYGSALTLGLARNRLEEAGVLANTELITVHDGERRMIGPFDVEFIPVTHSVPHGFATAFHTPQGVILHSGDFKLDLTPVDGRLTDLARIGAIASDTGIRLLLSDSTNAEEPGFTASESSVGETLRDLFRDNSDKRVIVTCFASHIHRVQQVAEVAIASGRTIATLGRSMAKNVALARDMGLLRISDQSIVDIDKIGNLDPRRVCVISTGSQGEPMSALALMAAGENKRLQVGEGDLVILSSHAIPGNEMNVGKVIDGLHRRGAEVVHSGIADVHVSGHAMQGELSTLLAIARPEHFIPVHGEYRHLTHHSRLAMRMGVATDKVLLAEDGDVVELSDAGLDFAGEVPAGYLYVDGIVGDVGHGVLRDRRVLSEEGVVLVVVTVDSRSGEVLTGPEIITRGWVFEREAEGLIEEARKVVLARLEEVALAEGGTDFEVMKRHVRSALAKFVQERTRRRPMIVPVVMEV; encoded by the coding sequence ATGGCTGAAGCCGTCCGGATCACCTTCCTGGGCGGGCTGGGGGAGATCGGCCGCAACTGTGCGGCGGTCGAGCTCGGCGGGCGCATCCTGCTCCTCGACTGCGGTCTCATGTTCCCCGACCTGGAGATGCCCGGGGTCGACCTCGTCCTCCCCGACTTCACGTGGCTGCGCCAGAACGGCGACCGGGTGGAAGGGTGCGTGGTGACCCATGGCCACGAGGACCACGCCGGCGGCCTGTCCTTCCTGCTGCGGGAGCTGTCCTTCCCGATCTACGGCTCGGCGCTCACGCTCGGGCTGGCCCGCAACCGCCTGGAGGAGGCGGGGGTGCTCGCCAACACCGAGCTGATCACCGTCCACGACGGCGAGCGCCGCATGATCGGCCCCTTCGACGTGGAGTTCATCCCGGTCACCCACTCGGTGCCCCACGGCTTCGCCACCGCCTTCCACACGCCTCAGGGCGTGATCCTGCATTCGGGCGACTTCAAGCTCGACCTCACGCCCGTCGACGGGCGCCTCACCGACCTGGCCCGTATCGGCGCCATCGCCTCCGACACCGGCATCCGCCTGCTCCTGTCCGACTCCACCAATGCCGAGGAGCCCGGCTTCACGGCCAGCGAGTCGTCGGTCGGCGAGACCCTCCGGGACCTGTTCCGCGACAACTCCGACAAGCGCGTGATCGTGACGTGCTTCGCCAGCCACATCCACCGGGTGCAGCAGGTGGCCGAGGTGGCCATCGCCAGCGGGCGCACCATCGCCACGCTCGGGCGTTCGATGGCCAAGAACGTGGCGCTGGCTCGCGACATGGGTCTGCTGCGGATCTCCGACCAGTCGATCGTCGACATCGACAAGATCGGTAACCTCGACCCTCGGCGCGTCTGCGTCATCTCCACCGGTTCGCAGGGCGAGCCGATGTCTGCGCTGGCCCTCATGGCGGCGGGCGAGAACAAGCGCCTCCAGGTGGGCGAGGGCGATCTGGTGATCCTCAGCAGCCACGCCATCCCCGGGAACGAGATGAACGTGGGGAAGGTGATCGACGGCCTGCACCGGCGCGGCGCCGAGGTGGTCCACTCGGGCATCGCCGACGTGCACGTGAGCGGCCACGCCATGCAGGGCGAGCTCTCGACCCTGCTGGCCATCGCCCGGCCCGAGCACTTCATCCCCGTGCACGGCGAGTACCGCCACCTCACGCACCACAGCCGCCTGGCCATGAGGATGGGTGTGGCCACCGACAAGGTGCTGCTGGCGGAGGACGGCGACGTGGTCGAGCTGAGCGACGCCGGCCTCGACTTCGCCGGGGAGGTTCCCGCCGGGTACCTCTACGTCGACGGCATCGTGGGCGACGTGGGCCATGGCGTGCTGCGGGACCGCCGCGTGCTGTCCGAGGAGGGCGTTGTGCTGGTCGTCGTGACGGTGGACTCCCGCTCCGGCGAGGTGCTCACGGGCCCGGAGATCATCACGCGGGGCTGGGTGTTCGAGCGCGAGGCCGAGGGGCTGATCGAGGAGGCCCGCAAGGTGGTGCTGGCCCGCCTGGAGGAGGTTGCCCTGGCCGAGGGTGGCACGGACTTCGAGGTGATG